A stretch of Arachis hypogaea cultivar Tifrunner chromosome 15, arahy.Tifrunner.gnm2.J5K5, whole genome shotgun sequence DNA encodes these proteins:
- the LOC112748561 gene encoding protein ENHANCED PSEUDOMONAS SUSCEPTIBILITY 1 encodes MTSVKVISTSTIHVANKDSTVEEEIQLTPWDLQFLLFDPIQKGLLFRNNPITTPPIIIQHLKHSLSSTLSFFPLLAGRLSVTEHDDNTSSVSVICNNSGALFVHAVADKYSVNDIVSSVYTPRFVHSLFPLNRVRNHEGITKPLLAVQVTELNDGFFVGCAMNHVVGDGTSFWHFMNSWAEISRGSEELSKPPLLERWFLDSSASAIRVPLTKEKMIQSGYDGFVPEPQCERVFHFSKDKIAELKAKANAEIEGESKNKISSLQALLTHLWRSVVGSQGLEPEEEVNYSLTMGGRGRMKSPAVAENYFGNAVQVGIVRMKVKELLEGGLGKGALEMNKIVGLHTEEKMKSYYRGWAENPRLLTMRSLGGNNTLVTSSSPRFDVYGNDFGWGKPVAVRSGAGNKIPGTITVYAGAEDGVDFEVCLSYEILEAMGNYPDFMDAFSDPPPNNNKLFLPN; translated from the coding sequence ATGACAAGTGTTAAAGTGATTTCAACAAGCACAATCCATGTAGCAAACAAGGATTCAACGGTGGAGGAGGAGATTCAGTTAACTCCATGGGATCTCCAATTCCTCCTATTTGATCCCATTCAAAAAGGTCTTCTCTTCCGTAACAACCCCATCACTACTCCACCAATCATAATCCAACACCTCAAACATTCCCTTTCCTCCACCCTTTCTTTCTTCCCACTCCTCGCGGGCCGCCTTTCCGTTACGGAACACGATGACAACACTTCCTCCGTTTCCGTTATTTGCAACAACTCCGGAGCGCTGTTTGTCCATGCCGTTGCGGATAAATACTCCGTTAATGATATCGTTAGTTCCGTTTACACTCCACGCTTTGTGCACTCTTTGTTCCCGCTCAACAGGGTTAGAAACCACGAAGGAATAACCAAGCCGTTGTTGGCGGTTCAAGTCACCGAGCTCAACGACGGTTTCTTCGTTGGGTGCGCCATGAACCACGTTGTTGGAGACGGAACTTCCTTTTGGCATTTCATGAACTCTTGGGCCGAGATCTCACGTGGTTCGGAAGAATTGTCCAAGCCTCCCCTGCTTGAACGCTGGTTCCTTGACAGCTCCGCCTCTGCCATACGCGTTCCTTTGACGAAGGAGAAGATGATACAAAGTGGTTACGACGGTTTCGTCCCAGAACCTCAATGCGAGAGGGTTTTCCATTTCAGTAAAGACAAGATCGCTGAACTCAAGGCAAAAGCCAACGCAGAAATTGAAGgcgaaagcaaaaacaaaatatcTTCGCTGCAAGCGCTTTTGACTCACCTGTGGAGATCCGTGGTTGGGAGCCAGGGTCTTGAGCCcgaagaagaagtgaattacagCTTGACGATGGGGGGCAGGGGGAGAATGAAGAGTCCGGCAGTGGCGGAAAACTATTTTGGGAATGCGGTGCAGGTTGGAATAGTGCGCATGAAGGTTAAAGAGCTTCTAGAAGGAGGGCTTGGAAAGGGTGCGTTGGAGATGAACAAGATAGTTGGTTTGCACACGGAGGAGAAGATGAAGAGCTACTATAGGGGTTGGGCGGAGAACCCTAGGCTTCTGACGATGCGAAGTTTGGGGGGAAACAATACTTTAGTGACAAGCAGTTCGCCGAGGTTTGATGTTTATGGGAATGATTTTGGGTGGGGGAAACCGGTGGCAGTGAGGAGCGGAGCCGGGAACAAGATCCCTGGCACCATAACGGTTTATGCTGGGGCGGAAGATGGTGTTGACTTTGAAGTTTGTCTTTCATATGAGATATTGGAGGCTATGGGTAATTACCCTGACTTCATGGACGCCTTCTCCGATCCGCCACCTAATAATAACAAACTTTTTCTACCAAATTAG